GGTTCGTTCTTCGCGCCGGGCGGCGCGACCGCCGCGGGCTGGACGCTCTACGCACCGCTCTCCACCCAGATGGGCCCCGGCATGGACTTCGCGATCTTCGCGGTGCACATCATGGGCGCCTCGTCGATCATGGGCGGCATCAACATCGTCGTGACCATCCTCAACATGCGCGCGCCGGGCATGACGCTCATGAAGATGCCGATGTTCGCGTGGACGTGGCTGATCACCGCGTACCTGCTGATCGCCGTGATGCCGGTGCTCGCGGGCGCGATCACGATGCTGCTGTTCGATCGCCATTTCGGCACGAGCTTCTTCAACGCGGCCGGCGGCGGCGACCCGGTCATGTACCAGCACATCTTCTGGTTCTTCGGGCACCCCGAGGTCTACATCATGATCTTGCCGGCGTTCGGGATCGTCTCGCAGGTGATTCCGGCGTTCTCGCGCAAGCCGCTGTTCGGCTATAGCTCGATGGTGTACGCCACGGCTTCCATCGCCATTCTGTCGTTCATGGTGTGGGCGCACCACATGTTCGCGACCGGCATGCCGGTCACGGGCCAGCTGTTCTTCATGTACGCGACCATGCTGATCGCCGTGCCCACGGGCGTGAAGGTGTTCAACTGGGTCGCCACCATGTGGCGCGGCTCGCTCACCTTCGAAACGCCGATGCTGTGGGCCGTGGGCTTCCTGATCGTGTTCACGTTCGGCGGTCTTTCGGGTCTGATGCTCGCGATGGCGCCGCTCGACATCCAGTATCACGGCACCTATTTCGTGGTCGCGCATTTCCATTACGTGCTGGTCGCGGGGTCGCTGTTCGCGCTGTTTTCGGGGTGGTACTACTGGTCGCCCAAATGGACCGGCTGGATGTACAACGAGATGCGCGGCAAGATCCACTTCTGGTGCTCGCTGATCTTCTTCAACCTCGCCTTCCTGCCGATGCACTTCGTCGGGCTCGCGGGCATGCCGCGCCGCTACGCGGATTACCCGGCGCAATTCACCGACTGGAACCAGGTCATCACGATCGGCGCGTTCGGCTTCGGGCTCTCGCAGGTGTACTTCCTGTTCGCGGTGGCGCTGCCCGTGTATCGCGGCGGCGGCGAACTCGAGAAAGCCGGCGACAAGCCGTGGGATGGCGCGACGGGTCTCGAGTGGACCGTGCCGAGCCCGGCGCCGTTCCACACGTTCGAAAATCCGCCGACGGTGGAATGAGCCACGTGTCGACGCAAAAAGCGATGCCCGAAGACAAACCCACGCGACGCACGCCCGCGCAGATCCGCGCGGGCAACCGGCGGCTCGGGCTCGTCCTGCTGATCGTGGTCGCCGCTTTTTTCGCGGCGGCCATCGTGAAACAGCTGTATTTCAGCGCGCACTGACAGGAGCGCGAGAACCGTAAGAGGACGTCCGATGTCCACGCAGCACGCGCATAGCGACCGCGCGTTCAACCGGTCGATGCTGTTCAAGCTCATCGTCGTGGCGTTGCTGATGTTCGGCTTCGGCTTCGCGCTCGTTCCCATGTATCGCGCGATCTGCCAGGTCACCGGCATCAACAACCTCGTGCAGCGCGACGCCACCGAGGCCGAGGCGCGCAACACGCAGGTGGACATGACGCGCACGGTGTCGGTGGAGTTCGACGCGAACGCGCGCGGGCTGCTCGGCTTCAAGCCGGAGCAGTCGAGCCTCGACGTGCATCCGGGCGAGGTCATGACGGTGATGTACGACATTTCGAACAACGAAGGACGCACGATCGACGCGCAGGCCATTCCGAGCTACGCGCCGAAGCAGGCGACCGAGTATTTCCGCAAGATCCAGTGCTTCTGCTTCACGCAGCAGACCTTGCAGGCGAACGAAACGAAGCGCATGCCGGTGGTGTTCGTCGTCGACCCGAAGCTGCCGAAAGACGTGAAAACGATCACGCTGTCGTACACGTTCTTCGAGCTGAACAAGCCGGCGGTGGCGAAAGCGCCGAAGCAGTCGGCGGGCGCTTGACGGATGACAAACCCCCGGGATGACGAAACCCGCGGGATGACGAAACCCGCGCCGCATGGAGGGCGCCCATGAGCGACGAAGGCGATGCGCAACGGCCGCCCGCGAAAAAGGGCGGCGTGCTGCAGGTGATGAAAGCGGTGGCGTGGTCGTTTCTGGGCGTGCGCAAACGCGCCGACCTCGAAGCCGACGCCGCGCAACTGCATCCCGCGCATCTCATCATCGCGGGGCTGGTGGGCGCGGCGCTTTTCATCGTCGTGCTGCTGTTGATCGTGCATGCGGTGGTGGGCTGAAGCATGCCGGATGCATCGGCAGGACAACTGAATAACTGACAACGCAGAGACAGCCGGCTGCGGCCGGAAACCGGAAATTGGAGAATCAGGCATGAGCGGTCAAAACGAAAGCCCGTACTACTTCGTTCCGCATCCGTCGCGGCACCCGATCAGCGCAGCCATTGGCCTGCTGGTCATGCTCTCGTCGCTGGCGTCGTGGATCAACGGCGAATCGTGGGCGCCCATCGGCGTCGTCATCGGCCTGTTGTGGCTGCTCTTCACGCTCTGGCACTGGTTCGGCGACGCCATCGCCGAGTCCGAGGGCGGGATGTACGGCAAACGCGTCGACGTCTCGTATCGCTGGAGCATGAGCTGGTTCATCTTCTCCGAGGTGATGTTCTTCGGCGCGTTCTTCGGCGCGCTGTTCTACGCGCGCGCGATCGCGCTGCATCAGCTCGGCAGCCTCGACTACAAGCTGATCTGGCCGGACTTCAGCGCGGTGTGGCCGAACACGGGGCCCGCGGAACTCGTCTCGCACTTCCGCTCGATGACGCCGTGGCCCGTGCCGACCATCAACACGGCGCTGCTGCTTTCCTCGGGCGCGACGCTCACGGTGTCGCATCACGCGTTGCGCGAGGATCATCGCAAGAAGGCCATCGCGTGGCTCGCGGCAACCATCGTGCTCGGCATCTGCTTTCTGTTCCTGCAGGCCTTCGAGTACATCCACGCGTATGGCGAACTGAATCTCACGCTCGCCTCGGGCGTCTACGGCTCCACGTTCTTCCTGCTCACGGGCTTCCACGGTTTCCACGTGTTCCTCGGCGGCACGATGCTCACGGTGGTGCTGGTCCGCATGATTCGCGGCCACTTCACGGCCGATCATCACTTCGCGTTCGAAGGCGCCGCGTGGTACTGGCACTTTGTCGACGTGGTGTGGCTCGGCCTTTACGTCGTCGTGTACTGGTTGTGACGAGCTTGCCGTGCCGATGCGGATGTGATGCCGATGCGCGCGTGCAGCGCCTCGTCATGCGGTGAAATGCAAAAGGCGCCGCCCGACTGAGTCGGCGCGGCGCCTTCTGGTTTTATGCCGGTTTTATGCCGATGGCGCTTCGCTCAGCGCCCGTACGGAATGCCGGTGGATTGAATCCAGCCCATCCAGTGCGCGAAGAGAATGAAGAGAAACAGCGAGATGGACAGGCCCACGCGTGTGGCGAGCGACCAGACCATCCGCTTGGTGCGGCCCCGGTCGTGCATCATGAAATAGAGCGCCGAGATCATGCTGGCGATGATCAGCGCGAACGCCACGGGAACGAGTATGTGCATGAAGCTCACGGAATTGGGCATGCCTGAAAACGCCTGTCTCATTATCGCACCGCGTCGCGTCACGCGGGGTTCGATCACCGCTATGTGCCGCATCGGACATACCCGATGAAGATTCGTCTCGTTCCCGCGCTGCTCATCCTGATCGTGATGGCCGTGACGATCCGGCTTGGGTTCTGGCAGCGCGACCGCGCGCATCAGAAGGAGGCGTTGCAGGCGCAGATTACGCAGTACGAAACATCGGCGCCGCAAACGGTGGGTGCCGCGCCGCTCGCGTTGAAGGACATTCAGTTTCATCGCGTGCGCGCGAGCGGCACGTTTATGCCCGCGCAGGTGGTGTATCTCGACAATCGTCCCTATAACGACCAGCCAGGCTTTTACGTGGTGATGCCGCTTAAACTCGCAGGCGGCGGCGTCGTGCTCGTGAACCGCGGCTGGTTGCCGCGCAACATGGCGGTCCGCACGGCGATCGCGCCCTACGAAACGCCCACGGGCGTGGTGGAAGTGGAGGGCATCGCGCGTGCGGACGCCACGCGCGCGTTCGAACTGGGTGCGAACGGCTCTGCAGCGCATCAGAAAATTCGGCAGAATCTCGGCGTCGCTTCCTACGCAGCGGAAACCGGGTTGCCGCTGCAACCGTTCGTGATCCAGCAAACCGGCTTCGTGCCGGCCTTCAAGGACGGGCTCGTGCGCGACTGGCCGGTGCCCGACACCGACGTCGAGCGCAATTACGGCTACATGCTCCAGTGGTGGGGCATGGCGCTCGCAGCGTTGCTTTTTGGTCTCTACGCGGCCCGCAAGGCTGCGACAAAAGCGCGCACTGGCGAGCCGGACCCGGGCCCGCATCTCAATGGGCACATGGACAACTGAAGCGAGGTTTCCCGAGAGTGTCGACGCAAACATCCCAACCCGCCCAACCCGCGCAGGTCGCCATGCAACGTAGCCGAGGCTCGTGGCGGCGCGGCCGCTGGACGCTGCTGCTCATCGCGCTGATCTGCGGCGCGCCCATCGCCTTGTCGTACTTCACGTACTACGTGATCAAGCCGAAGGGCGGCACCACGAGCTACGGCACGCTGATCGAGCCGCAACGGCCCATTCCCGAAGCTCTCACGGTCACGGGCGACGACGGCCGCGCCGTGCCGCTCGCCTCGCTGCGCGGGCGCTGGCTGATGATTTCCGTCGATGGCGGCGCGTGCGACGAAGCCTGCGCGACCAAGCTCTACTTCATGCGCCAGGTGCGCGCGACGCAAGGCGCGGAGCGCGAGCGGGTGGTCACGGTCTGGCTGCGCACCGATAACGCCGCCGTGCCCGACAAGATCAAGGGCGCGTACCCGGACACGCGCATGCTGCGCGCCGGCGCGCCCGCGCTCGCGCAATGGCTGCCCGCCACGGACACGACGAAGGACACCGACCATATCTATCTCGTCGATCCGAACGGCAATCTCATGATGCGTTTTCCCGCCCAGGCCGATCCGTCAAAGATCAAGCAGGACGTCACAAAACTCCTCAAGTGGTCCAGCATCGGTTAAGGTGCGCAGCGCCGTCTGACAGAAAAGAGTACGCAAGATGTTTATCCTGGAGCTGGGCCTGATCGGCCTGTGCATCGCGTTGCTGCCCTTGTCCTGGGTCTGGGTCAAGGCCGACGACAACAAATTCCGCAAGCTCGTGTGGCTCACGACCTTCATGACGCTGGACCTCGTGATGTTCGGCGGATTCACACGTCTCACCGACTCGGGCCTCGGCTGCCCCGACTGGCCGGGCTGCTACGGCACGTCCTCGCCGTTCATCGCGCACGCGCAGATCGCCGCCGCGCATCTCGCGATGCCGAGCGGGCCCGTGAGCTTCTCGAAGGCGTGGATCGAGATGATCCATCGCTATTTCGCCATGGCGATCGGCGTGCTGATCATCGCGCAGATGGCCATCGCGTGGCGCGCGCGCATCAAGCGCTGGCCGCTCCACGTTTCGCCGTGGTGGCCCACGGCGCTGCTCGGCCTGATCGTCGTGCAGGGCGTGTTCGGCGCGTGGACCGTGACGATGAAGCTGCAACCCGTGATCGTCACCACACACTTGCTGCTCGGCCTCACGCTGCTCGGCTCGCTCGCCTGGCTCGCGGCGCGCATCACGCCGCTGCCCGCGTTCGAGCCCGAGGTCGCGCGCTGGCGCGTGGCGGCGCTGGCGGCGCTCGCGCTGCTCGTGGTGCAGATCGCGCTGGGCGGCTGGGTGAGCACCAACTACGCGGTGCTCGCCTGCACCGACTTCCCGACCTGCAACGGCGCCTGGATTCCACCGATGGACTTCCAGCACGGCTTCCATCTGTGGCGCGCGCTCGGCATGGACGGCAACGGCGACGTCATCACGCAAGACGCGCTCGTCGCGATTCACTGGACCCACCGCACGTTCGCCTTCGTGGTGATCGCATATCTGCTATGGTTCGCCTTCGAAATGCGGCGCTTTGCCTCGCTGCGGCGTCCTGCCAACTGGGTCATCATCGTGATTGCGGTCCAGTTTCTGACCGGACTGTCGAATATCGTGCTTCAGTGGCCGCTGCCTGTTGCAGTCGCGCACAACGGTGGCGCGGCGATCCTGCTGCTTTTGATCGTCGTGCTAAACTTTCGAATTGCTTGTAACCGCCCCGGTCGCGCCTTCCTCCCCGCGCGCGACACCGCCGCGGTGTGATCCCGCCCCATGGAAAGTACAACCCTATCCCAAACGCCCGGCAGCCGGATTTCCCAATATCTGGCGCTTACCAAGCCGCGCGTGACGCAACTGGCCGTGTTTTGCGCCGTCATCGGCATGTTTCTCGCCGTGCCGGGCATGGTGCCCTGGAAACAGCTGATCGGCGGTACTGTCGGCATCTGGCTGACGGCCGGCGCGGCCTTCGCCATCAACTGTCTCGTCGAACAAAAAGTGGACGCGCGCATGCGCCGCACCGCATGGCGCCCTTCGGCGCGCGGTGAGATCACGAGCCGGCAGATCCTGCTGTTCTCGGCCGTGATCGGCGGCCTCGGCATGTGGGTGCTCTACACGTTCACGAACCCGCTCACCATGTGGCTCACGGTCGCGACCTTTATTGGCTACGCGATCATCTACACGCTGCTGCTCAAGCCGGCCACGCCGCAGAACATCGTGATCGGCGGCGCCTCGGGCGCCATGCCGCCCGCGCTCGGCTGGGCTGCCGTCACGGGTCACGTGCCCGGCGACGCCTGGATTCTCGTGCTGATCATCTTCGTGTGGACGCCGCCGCATTTCTGGGCGCTCGCGCTGTATCGCCGCAAGGATTACGAGGCCGCCGGCCTGCCCATGCTGCCCAATACGCACGGCGAGAAGTACACGCGCCTGCACATCCTGCTGTACACGATCATCCTGTTCTGCGTCACGCTGATGCCGTACATCTCGGGCATGAGCGGCCTGCTGTATCTCGCTTCGGCCGTACTGCTCGGCGCGGTGTTCCTCGCCTACGCGTGGAAGATCTACGTCGAATATTCCGACCTGCTTGCACGCAAGACCTTCCGCTATTCGATCGTTTATCTGTCGATCCTGTTCGTTGCGCTGCTCGTGGATCACTACGTGCACGCGATCATCGCCGCGTAACGCCATGGCCGCCCGCTCGCTCGCACGCGCCCTGCGCGCCACGGTCGTCGCGCTCGCCGCTACCCTTGCCGTGGGCGGCACGCTCGCGCTGCAAGGCTGCGGCCCGCAGCAGCCGTCGTTCTCGAATCTCGACATCACGGGCAACACGCAGTTCGGCAAGGACTTCGCGCTGCCCGACACCCACGGCCAGATGCGCACGCTCGCCGACTACAAGAACAAGGTCGTCGTCCTGTTCTTCGGCTACACGCATTGCCCCGACGTGTGCCCGACCACGATGGCCGAGCTCTCGCAGGCGCTCGAACAACTCGGGCCCGAAAACGCGAAGCGCGTGCAGGTGCTGTTCGTGACCGTCGATCCCGAGCGCGACAGCGCGCAGATCCTGAGCCAGTACGTCTCGGCGTTCAACCCCAGCTTCCAGGCGCTGCGGCCCGCGAACGAGGCGCAGCTCAAGCAGGTGACGAAGGACTTCCGCGTATACTACGCGAAGGTGCCCGGCAGTACTCCGGACAACTACACGATGGATCACACGGCGGCCAGCTACGTGTTCGATCCGGACGGCAAGCTGCGCCTGTTCGCCCGCGACGGGCAGGGCGTCACGCCCTGGGTGCACGATCTCAAGATTTTGCTCGGCGTTTCGACCTGATCGTCCGCGAGGCACGGCCATTCAGCGCCGATCCCGCGAAAGCGCGCCCCGCGAGGCGCGCTTTTTTACGTCCGCGCGGCATACCAGTATGCGATTTCATTATTTCCAGGCACCGCCGTCATATGAGACGATTTATACCGTCCGGCAGACGGCACACAATGCCTCACGCAGGCGCAATACCAAACACACGCAGGAACATCACCTCCATGCAGCGCAGAAATCTGATTAAAGCACTCCTCGCCGGCCTCGCCGCCACCACGCTCGCCGCCAGCTTCGGCGCGCGCGCCGACGACCAGGTCATCAAGGTCGGCACCGTTTCGGGTCCGGACGCGCAAGTCTGGGCTGTGGTCCAGAAGGTCGCGAAGCGCGAAGGCCTGAACGTCAAGGTCATCGAATTCAACGACTACGTGCAGCCGAACGCCGCGCTCGACGCAGGCGACCTCGACGCCAACAGCTTCCAGCATCAGCCTTACCTCGACAGCCAGGTCAAGCAGCGCGGCTACAAGATCCAGAGCGCGGGCCTCACGTACATCTCGCCGATCGGCGTGTACTCGAAGAAGCTCAAGTCGCTGAACGATCTCGCGCAAGGCGCGAAGGTCGCGGTGCCGAACGATCCGTCGAACGAAAACCGCGCTTTCCTGCTGTTGCAGGCCAAGGGCGTGGTCAAGCTGCGCGCGGGCGCGGGCACGAACGGCAGCAACGCCACGCCGCTCGACGTGGCCGAGAACCCGAAGAAGATCAAGTTCGTCGAACTGGACGCCGCGCAACTGCCGCGCTCGCTCGCCGACGTGGACGCCGCCGTCATCAACACGAACTACGCGCTGGCCGCCGGCCTCCAGCCGACCAAGGACGCGATCGCGCTGGAAGACATCCGCAGCCCGTACGCGAACGTGATCGCCGTGCGCACGCAGGACAAGGACAAGCCGTGGGTGAAGAAGCTCGTGGCTGCATACCAGTCGGAAGACGTGCGCCAGTACATCAAGACCCAGTTCAAGGGCTCGATGGTGCCGTCGTTCTAAGCTGCGCCTCGTAGCTGCCGTACGCGAAAACGCCGTGGTGAAAACCACGGCGTTTTTTATTGCCCTCGCGTTTCGGAGCGCGGCTTCTTGTATGTCGGACGATATCGAAATGGCGGTTTCCGGCGTGCGAGGTTGATCGCGCGCAATCGAGACGCGCGGCCGCGCGTTATCTTCTCAGGGGCGCCGTTGCCGCTGGTTCCATATCGGTACTACGCTGGTCTCCAAACATTTGCAAAGTCGAGCCCAAATTGGTCTTATTCGCGCGCCGAAATGCATTTCCAGGGTAAATCCTGATGCCGGCCGGCTAGCGCGCGGCATACGGTAATTTCGTGTAAAACCTTGAATTTATGCGATATTTTTCAGGCCGATAGCGAAGCCGCTGTCATATTGACTGGTCTTATTGTGGTTATATAATGGGCTCGCTTTTCAGTCGAACCCGTCGAGCCGCGCGGAACTCCAGGCGCGCGGATTCATCGGATGAATGCGCGCCGCACGCATGGCGCGCCGTCCGGCCACCCCACGATCTGTCCAACCGCTGGCGCTGACTCCATGGAAACCCGTTGGTCTGCCCTGACGCCCGACGCGCGCAACGTGACGCCGCTGTACCTCCAGCTGGCGCGCAACCTCGCCACCGCCATTCACTGCGGCGTGTGGTCGGCGGGCGAGGCGCTGCCGTCCGAGCGCACGCTGTCCGACGCCATCGGCGTGTCGCGCATCACGGCGCGCAAGGCGATCGAGTTGCTGGTCGAGCAGGGCCTGATCCGGCGCGCGCGCGGGGCGGGCAGTTTCATCACGCCGCGCGTGGAAGATCCGCTCTCGCGCCTCACCGGCTTCACGAAGAAGATGGAGCAGCGCGGCTTCACGGCGGATTCGGTGTGGCTCGAGCGTGAAGTGCGCCCGGCGCGCCGCGAGGAAATCGTGCAACTGGGCTTGTCGCCGGGGGCGTCGGTTGCGAGTCTGCGCCGCCTGCGCCGCGCCGACGGCATCGTGATGGCGGTCGAGCATTCCACATTGCCCGTCTCGATCGTGCCGGAGCCGGACGCCATCGACGGATCGCTCTATGCGTATCTCGAACAGCAGCGCGTGCCCGTGGTGCGCGCCTTGCAGCATTTTCGCGCCGTCAACGCCACGGGCGAGATCGCCGCGCGCATGGGCGTCGAGCCGCGCGCGGCGCTGCTCGTGATCACGCGCGTGGGTTTTTCCGCCGATCAGCGCGCGATCGAGCTAACCGATACCTACTGCCGCGACGGCTATTACGACTTCGTTGCGGAGTTGCGCCAGTGAAACCGGGAACGCCCTTGCTGCCTGTCGCTCTTACGCCCGTCATCGATCTGTTTTACGGCGCTTTCCTGCGCCTCACCGGAAAATTCTCATGCTGAGCGGAAACATACTCACCCCTGACGGCTGGATTCACGGCACGTTGTCGTTCGAGAACGGACGCGTCACGTCGATCGAGGGCGAGGCCGCAGATCCGGCGAACAACGACGCGCCGTATCTGATCCCCGGCTTCATCGACCTGCACGTGCACGGCGGCGGCGGCGCCGACGTCATGGAAGCCGGCGACGCGATCGAAACCATCGCTCGCACGCATGCGCGCTACGGCACCACGAGCCTGCTCGCCACCACCATGACCGCGCCGCGCGACGAACTGATGCATGTGGTCGAAGGTCTCGGCGGCGTCGCGCGCAATCGCACGGCCGGTGGCGCCCGCGTGCTGGGCGTGCATCTCGAAGGGCCGTACATCAATCCCGGCAAACTCGGCGCGCAGCCCGACGCGGCGGTTTCCGCCGTGCTCGACGAAGTGCTCAAGTACCTGTCGATCGCGCCCATACGCGTGGTGACGGTCGCGCCCGAGATCGCGGGTCATATCGAGATCATCGGCGAAATGGCGGCGCGCGGCGTGCGCGTGCAGATCGGCCACACGCTCGCCACCTACGACGACGCCGTGGCCGCGCTCAAGCACGGCGCGTGCGGTTTCACGCATCTGTTCAACGCGATGTCGCCGCTGCATCACCGCAATCCGGGCGTGGTCGGCGCGGCGCTCGCGCATGCCGAATACGCGGAAATCATTCCCGACCTGCTGCACGTGCATCCGGGCGCGATACGCGCCGCGCTGCGCGCGATCCCGCGCCTCTATGTGGTCACGGACAGCACCTCGGCCACCGGCATGCCCGACGGCGAGTACCGCCTCGGCAGCCAGCACGTGACCAAGTGCCTCGGCGGCGTGCGTCTCGCCGACGGCACGCTCGCGGGCAGCACGCTCACCATGGACCAGGCGCTGCGCAACCTCGTCTCGCTCGGCTTGCCGATCGCGGACGTTTCCGCACGCCTGTCGCGCTACGCGGCCGACTACCTGGGCATCGAAGACCGCGGCCGCCTCGCGCGCGGCGCATGGGCCGATGTCAACGTGTTCGACCGCGATCTCGCGCTCACCGCGACCTACGTCGAAGGAGAATCGATTGTCGAATATGCTTAAGGAAGCGCTGGCCTCGGCCGGCGTCGTTGCCGCGCAGCTCGCGGACACCGCGCGCGTCGAGGCGCTCGCCCAGGCGCTCGACGCCGAGCCGCGCCACGTCGCGCTCACGGTCGCGCGCGGCAGCTCGGACCATGCGGCGAGTTATTTCGCGGCGCTCACCATGAGCCGCGTGGGCGTGCCGGTCGCTTCGCTGCCCATGTCGATCGCCACGCTGCAACAGGCGCCGCTACGTGTGCGCGGCCAGTTTGCGCTGGCTTTTTCCCAATCGGGTAGGAGTCCTGATCTCGTCGCGACCATCAAGGCGCTGCGCGAAGCGGGCGCGTTGACGGCGGCGATGGTCAACGTCGCGGGCTCGCCGCTCGCCGAGGCCGCGGGCACCGAACTGCCGCTGCTCGCCGGTCCCGAACTCAGCGTGGCCGCCACCAAGAGCTATGTCGCGATGCTCGCGATGTCGGCGCAACTCGTGGCCTTCTGGCAGCGCGACGCGCAACTGCTCGAGGCCGTGCGCGCGTTGCCCGACTCGCTCGAAGCGGCGGGCAAGCTCGACTGGTCGAAGGCGGTTCACGAACTGCGCGACGTGAAGCAGATGATCGTGATCGGGCGCGGCGCGGGTCTCGCCATCGCGCAGGAAGCCGCGCTCAAGCTCAAGGAAACCTCGGGCATCCAGGCCGAGGCATTTTCGAGCGCCGAAGTGCGTCATGGCCCGATGGAACTGATCGGCCGCGACTATCCGCTGCTCGTGTTCGCGCCGCGCGGACCGGAGCAGGCCGGTCTCGTCGATCTCGCGCGCGACATGAAGCAGCGCGGCGCGCGCGTGTTGCTCGCGGCGCCGCCCGATCTGGCGGGTGCCGGCGACGTCGCGCTGCCGCTCGTCAGCACCGCCGACGCCGCGCTCGACCCGATCGCGGCCATCCTTTCGTTCTACGTCATGGCGGCGGGTCTCGCCGCCGCGCGCGGCCGCAATCCCGACGAGCCGCGCTACCTGAACAAAGTCACCGAAACCCACTAGATTGGAAAGCAGATGGAACGCATCGAGGAGTCCCGCCTGATGGATCCGCTCAAGCCTGCCGAGGCGCACGTCGTGCTGGTTTCGCCGTTCA
The Paraburkholderia acidisoli genome window above contains:
- a CDS encoding cytochrome c oxidase assembly protein; amino-acid sequence: MSTQHAHSDRAFNRSMLFKLIVVALLMFGFGFALVPMYRAICQVTGINNLVQRDATEAEARNTQVDMTRTVSVEFDANARGLLGFKPEQSSLDVHPGEVMTVMYDISNNEGRTIDAQAIPSYAPKQATEYFRKIQCFCFTQQTLQANETKRMPVVFVVDPKLPKDVKTITLSYTFFELNKPAVAKAPKQSAGA
- the ctaD gene encoding cytochrome c oxidase subunit I, producing MSTIGHDVAGGHGHEHDDHAHATPHGWRRWLLATNHKDIGTLYLIFSFVMFLSGGVMALGIRAELFEPGLQIMRPEFFNQLTTMHGLIMVFGAIMPAFVGFANWMVPLQIGASDMAFARMNNFSFWLLPAAAVLLVGSFFAPGGATAAGWTLYAPLSTQMGPGMDFAIFAVHIMGASSIMGGINIVVTILNMRAPGMTLMKMPMFAWTWLITAYLLIAVMPVLAGAITMLLFDRHFGTSFFNAAGGGDPVMYQHIFWFFGHPEVYIMILPAFGIVSQVIPAFSRKPLFGYSSMVYATASIAILSFMVWAHHMFATGMPVTGQLFFMYATMLIAVPTGVKVFNWVATMWRGSLTFETPMLWAVGFLIVFTFGGLSGLMLAMAPLDIQYHGTYFVVAHFHYVLVAGSLFALFSGWYYWSPKWTGWMYNEMRGKIHFWCSLIFFNLAFLPMHFVGLAGMPRRYADYPAQFTDWNQVITIGAFGFGLSQVYFLFAVALPVYRGGGELEKAGDKPWDGATGLEWTVPSPAPFHTFENPPTVE
- a CDS encoding MetQ/NlpA family ABC transporter substrate-binding protein; protein product: MQRRNLIKALLAGLAATTLAASFGARADDQVIKVGTVSGPDAQVWAVVQKVAKREGLNVKVIEFNDYVQPNAALDAGDLDANSFQHQPYLDSQVKQRGYKIQSAGLTYISPIGVYSKKLKSLNDLAQGAKVAVPNDPSNENRAFLLLQAKGVVKLRAGAGTNGSNATPLDVAENPKKIKFVELDAAQLPRSLADVDAAVINTNYALAAGLQPTKDAIALEDIRSPYANVIAVRTQDKDKPWVKKLVAAYQSEDVRQYIKTQFKGSMVPSF
- the cyoE gene encoding heme o synthase produces the protein MESTTLSQTPGSRISQYLALTKPRVTQLAVFCAVIGMFLAVPGMVPWKQLIGGTVGIWLTAGAAFAINCLVEQKVDARMRRTAWRPSARGEITSRQILLFSAVIGGLGMWVLYTFTNPLTMWLTVATFIGYAIIYTLLLKPATPQNIVIGGASGAMPPALGWAAVTGHVPGDAWILVLIIFVWTPPHFWALALYRRKDYEAAGLPMLPNTHGEKYTRLHILLYTIILFCVTLMPYISGMSGLLYLASAVLLGAVFLAYAWKIYVEYSDLLARKTFRYSIVYLSILFVALLVDHYVHAIIAA
- a CDS encoding SCO family protein, with the protein product MQRSRGSWRRGRWTLLLIALICGAPIALSYFTYYVIKPKGGTTSYGTLIEPQRPIPEALTVTGDDGRAVPLASLRGRWLMISVDGGACDEACATKLYFMRQVRATQGAERERVVTVWLRTDNAAVPDKIKGAYPDTRMLRAGAPALAQWLPATDTTKDTDHIYLVDPNGNLMMRFPAQADPSKIKQDVTKLLKWSSIG
- a CDS encoding twin transmembrane helix small protein, which produces MHILVPVAFALIIASMISALYFMMHDRGRTKRMVWSLATRVGLSISLFLFILFAHWMGWIQSTGIPYGR
- a CDS encoding COX15/CtaA family protein; this translates as MFILELGLIGLCIALLPLSWVWVKADDNKFRKLVWLTTFMTLDLVMFGGFTRLTDSGLGCPDWPGCYGTSSPFIAHAQIAAAHLAMPSGPVSFSKAWIEMIHRYFAMAIGVLIIAQMAIAWRARIKRWPLHVSPWWPTALLGLIVVQGVFGAWTVTMKLQPVIVTTHLLLGLTLLGSLAWLAARITPLPAFEPEVARWRVAALAALALLVVQIALGGWVSTNYAVLACTDFPTCNGAWIPPMDFQHGFHLWRALGMDGNGDVITQDALVAIHWTHRTFAFVVIAYLLWFAFEMRRFASLRRPANWVIIVIAVQFLTGLSNIVLQWPLPVAVAHNGGAAILLLLIVVLNFRIACNRPGRAFLPARDTAAV
- a CDS encoding cytochrome c oxidase subunit 3; amino-acid sequence: MSGQNESPYYFVPHPSRHPISAAIGLLVMLSSLASWINGESWAPIGVVIGLLWLLFTLWHWFGDAIAESEGGMYGKRVDVSYRWSMSWFIFSEVMFFGAFFGALFYARAIALHQLGSLDYKLIWPDFSAVWPNTGPAELVSHFRSMTPWPVPTINTALLLSSGATLTVSHHALREDHRKKAIAWLAATIVLGICFLFLQAFEYIHAYGELNLTLASGVYGSTFFLLTGFHGFHVFLGGTMLTVVLVRMIRGHFTADHHFAFEGAAWYWHFVDVVWLGLYVVVYWL
- a CDS encoding DUF2970 domain-containing protein, encoding MSDEGDAQRPPAKKGGVLQVMKAVAWSFLGVRKRADLEADAAQLHPAHLIIAGLVGAALFIVVLLLIVHAVVG
- a CDS encoding SCO family protein: MAARSLARALRATVVALAATLAVGGTLALQGCGPQQPSFSNLDITGNTQFGKDFALPDTHGQMRTLADYKNKVVVLFFGYTHCPDVCPTTMAELSQALEQLGPENAKRVQVLFVTVDPERDSAQILSQYVSAFNPSFQALRPANEAQLKQVTKDFRVYYAKVPGSTPDNYTMDHTAASYVFDPDGKLRLFARDGQGVTPWVHDLKILLGVST
- a CDS encoding SURF1 family protein, translating into MKIRLVPALLILIVMAVTIRLGFWQRDRAHQKEALQAQITQYETSAPQTVGAAPLALKDIQFHRVRASGTFMPAQVVYLDNRPYNDQPGFYVVMPLKLAGGGVVLVNRGWLPRNMAVRTAIAPYETPTGVVEVEGIARADATRAFELGANGSAAHQKIRQNLGVASYAAETGLPLQPFVIQQTGFVPAFKDGLVRDWPVPDTDVERNYGYMLQWWGMALAALLFGLYAARKAATKARTGEPDPGPHLNGHMDN
- a CDS encoding cytochrome oxidase small assembly protein, which translates into the protein MPEDKPTRRTPAQIRAGNRRLGLVLLIVVAAFFAAAIVKQLYFSAH